In Peromyscus eremicus chromosome X, PerEre_H2_v1, whole genome shotgun sequence, the sequence TTGGAGAAGAATTGATATTGGTACATTAGGACTAACTGAGGAATGGGAGGTGAGGGGAAGAATATGGTGGAGAAAGAAAGTGTCCACTAGTTGAGCTTGGAAAGAAACAATGAACACAACAGTTGGCCCAGTTGTGCACAGAATCAATGAGCAGCTACAATAGGGTAGAATTAGGAAGTGAAAGATAAGAGaatgaacttgctatgtaaacattTGACTACAGAAGCTATTCAGGGACAATAGACTGGTCATTGTGTCCTTGTTTGCCATGAGCTATTCATATGATAGCAACAGCAAATGACTACAGGAGCtcttggtgagctctgggttggAGAGAGGAGCAGGAAGTTCTTGGAACCCAGCCAACAGAGATGAGAGGGGAGGCAAGGGTAGATTCAAAAGTCAAGATGGAATGTACTTTCAGATATTTGCCTCCTACAAAGCCCACAGCACTGCTGCACTTTAACCTTGACTCTGTCTAGAATCTTGAAATTCAAGGGAGTGTAACTCTTTGCTATAGATCAGGGATTCTCAGATATCCAagttatgtttatttttgttttttgtttgtctgtttttccagagctgaggactgaacctagggctttgtgcttgataggcaagtgctctaccactgagctaaatccccaactccacaAGTcctatgtttgtttttgttttgttttgttttttgagacaaagtttctttgtgtagttttgatgcctgtcctatatgtcactctgtagaccaggctggcctccaactcacagagatccacctggctctgcctcccaagtgctggaattaaaggtatgcaccaccaccacacaggccAAGTCCTATGTTTCTGCTATCACTTTCATCATGATGAAACCACCCCTTCATTTCTCCAATGAAAGAAATTCCTGTGTTTACAGATATGCTGTCAGTACATTTATGATTTTTGGTGAGTTTCAAGAACATGATCAGTTGCAGAAAGGCtattggagccgggcggtggtggcgcacgcctttaatcccagcactcgggaggcagagccaggcggatctctgtgagttcgaggccagcctgggctaccaagtgagttccaggaaaggcgcaaagctacacagagaaaccctgtctagaaaaacaaaaaaaaaaaaaaaaaaaagaaaggctattGGACATGAATGTAATTGCTACAGAGCATCAGAGTGACTTGTTGATACGTAAGAGAACCAGTAAGAAAAGAAACATGGATTTTTTCTGCTTATTATCAGTGGACTACAAAGGTTACAGATGGAAATTCAGGGGATGTAAGGAATGTGGGTGGGAGACAATGTGTGACATGTCTACCTGGACTCATATCTTCCTACATAGCTGACTATGTAGGAAGAGGGccaatgctaagaggaaaatgaTAGCACAGTGAATGAGGCACAGGTACTGCCACTTCCCACTGACTTGGTGACCTTAGGAAATAAACTGAAATCCCTGAACTCTGTTTCCCTTATGCGTGAAATGAGGAAGGTAATAtttgtcatcaggcttggctgaaGTTGCCTTTCCCTCATTGCAAAGTTATCGTACTTTAAGATGAATATGTAAATGACCAAATATAGTCTTATGAGTTGTAATTTTTGAAGAAAGTTTTTTTCCACTGTTGAAGGAATTTTTATTAAAGCAAGAATTTTATAATCCAAATTATGTTTCCTTGCTCAGTCATCAGTTCTGCTACTAACAGAACTGACATCCCAAGCTATTCCACAGTAAAgaattacaaaattaaagaaaggagTGCTTTAAATTTTTGTACTTTGCTGAAAATTCTTTTCCCAGGGTCTATAAaacattaatttgtttttatattttactatttttttttattttttgttgttttaggcCAAGTAATCTAGGACTAGCATTGTTTGCTAGACCTGGCATTTGCTCGGTACATAAGATTcaaagtttcctttctttttttatttattttatattttgcaatgtttttttcataatatttaaatttttcgaTGTTTAGATATTTTTTCTTCGGTGAAGCATGAGTTTCTTTTCGTGGTCCCTGATCAATTTAAACAGTCAGAACACCAGTGGCACTGTTCACTGCCTTCTGGGCAGCCTCTTTTGCTTGGTGGGCTTGTAGTACAGCTACAGCTTCATCAACCTTTGAGCAGAGAGACTCTGGAGACTCAAGCATGTGAAGTAACTCTGAATTATCAATCTCCAACAGCATGCCTGTGATTTTACCAGCAAGAGTAGGGTGCATGGCTTGAATAAGAGGAAACAGCCGTTCACCCAACATTTGCTTTTGCTCATGAGCGGGGGCAGATGCCAACATAGAAGCAGTTAAAGGTTCTTGACCTTGCACATGAACAGCAGGCTGTTGCATGGTAACTTGTGGCTGTGCATTAAGATGTTGCTGGGGATTGCGGACTCTCGCAGCGTATTTGTACTGGGGAACAGTGCGGACAGCAGGagtggctgcagcagcagcagccgcaggATGTGGACCCATGGTTGGTGTTGAAGTGTTAGCGACACGCTGTGTTGACATGACTCGTGGAACCTGTGAGGAAGCTGGTCTCATAGTACTAAATGGTGGTCTAGGAGCAGCTGGGCGGATAGCACCGGGCATATTCTGGAATGGATGAGGTCTGGCACCCTGAGCAGTCCAGCGAGGACTTGGTCTTAGTTGAGCAATTTGGCTAGGAAGATAGTATGCAGCACGGTTCTGAGTCTGGGGGATAGCTGCCATGAAATACACTGAAGGCGGTGCTGGCTGGTAGGGGTTGATTACCGGGTTGGGCACAGCCCGCACACTTGCCATTCTCTGCATATACTGGTTAGTGAGGTGAGCCTGGCGCTCTTCTTTGCGCTGAGCTAAAGCTACATAGAGTGGCTTCGTGGTCACAATTCTGCCATCCATCTCCATAACTGCTTTAGTGGCTTCTTCAggggaagagaaacacacaaaccCAAATCCTTTGCTGCGACCACCCTCCATCATAACCTTTGCACTAGTGATTGTACCAAATGGAGAAAATTCTTTCTGGAGAAGTTCATCATCAACACCA encodes:
- the LOC131898821 gene encoding LOW QUALITY PROTEIN: polyadenylate-binding protein 1-like (The sequence of the model RefSeq protein was modified relative to this genomic sequence to represent the inferred CDS: deleted 4 bases in 2 codons), giving the protein MNPSAPSYPLSSLYVGDLHPDVTEAMLYEKFSPAGPILSIRVCRDMITRCSLGYARVNFQQPADMERALDTMNFDVIKGKPVPIMWSQRDPSLRKSGVGNIFIKNLDKSIDNKALYDTFSAFGNILSCKVVCDENGSKGYGFVHFETQEAAVRAIEKMNGMLLNDHKVFVGRFKSRKELEAELGARAKEFTNVYIKNLGEDMDDEHLKDLFGKFGPALSVKVMTDESGKSKGFGFVSFERHEDAQKAVDEMNGKELNGKQIYVGRAQKKVERQTELKRKFEQMKQDRINRYQSVNLYVKNLDYGVDDELLQKEFSPFGTITSAKVMMEGGRSKGFGFVCFSSPEEATKAVMEMDGRIVTTKPLYVALAQRKEERQAHLTNQYMQRMASVRAVPNPVINPYQPAPPSVYFMAAIPQTQNRAAYYLPSQIAQLRPSPRWTAQGARPHPFQNMPGAIRPAAPRPPFSTMRPASSQVPRVMSTQRVANTSTPTMGPHPAAAAAAATPAVRTVPQYKYAARVRNPQQHLNAQPQVTMQQPAVHVQGQEPLTASMLASAPAHEQKQMLGERLFPLIQAMHPTLAGKITGMLLEIDNSELLHMLESPESLCSKVDEAVAVLQAHQAKEAAQKAVNSATGVLTV